A single Vulcanisaeta distributa DSM 14429 DNA region contains:
- a CDS encoding Zn-ribbon domain-containing OB-fold protein — MVMSLEARYEEFWRQSIKQLNDVVKATGLPIAPDEKGQYNLWYDVREMRLRFSISVERIKKFFEGLREGKVYTTRCRRCGRYYFPPQADCPYCKASDMDWVEVSGEGELLTYTVINTKPLTYSHYPDYIVAIARMREGFNVLAWLRADDPRKVRVGMKVKLQVVKREPEGYLTYEFVPAEQ, encoded by the coding sequence ATGGTGATGTCCCTGGAGGCTAGGTATGAGGAGTTTTGGAGGCAATCTATTAAGCAGTTGAATGATGTTGTCAAGGCCACTGGCCTGCCCATAGCCCCCGATGAGAAGGGTCAGTATAACCTGTGGTATGATGTTAGGGAGATGAGGCTTAGGTTCTCGATAAGTGTTGAGAGGATTAAGAAATTCTTCGAGGGTCTGAGGGAGGGTAAGGTGTATACAACGAGGTGCAGGAGGTGTGGTAGGTATTACTTCCCGCCCCAGGCCGATTGTCCGTATTGTAAGGCCAGCGATATGGATTGGGTTGAGGTTAGTGGTGAGGGTGAGTTACTGACGTACACCGTAATAAACACGAAGCCGTTGACGTACTCGCACTACCCCGATTATATAGTGGCTATTGCTAGGATGAGGGAGGGCTTTAACGTACTGGCTTGGTTGAGGGCTGATGATCCCAGGAAGGTTAGGGTTGGTATGAAGGTGAAGCTTCAGGTTGTTAAGAGGGAGCCCGAGGGCTACTTGACGTATGAGTTTGTACCGGCGGAGCAGTAG
- a CDS encoding amidohydrolase family protein, whose amino-acid sequence MLGDYFIDFHVHPGAELWVLRDRLHRAGAIASTLYPIDVDPTLSLTLSGLYRLARDLGMYVDVKSVIREVYDLISKWPEYMIDNMKLWYEVFKEGVSDFFIPFSSINPSFGGKYVRQKIKEMEHLGLRGVFVSPALQFFNPATSPAFKQLMEYAEKNNVLIVMHLGMPKDVDERIITHVMPKNLAEVLNEYRPYMVINGLGTPPERFGLWVREVLRVMRRYDNTYLSTSGINCYLFNDESAKPILNTLGPERILFGSGYPYRRFRDLVGDVKCVKGSDGVGNIDKEMIMMNNAIELFKYHGFRINENLSA is encoded by the coding sequence ATGCTAGGTGATTACTTTATTGATTTTCACGTTCATCCAGGCGCAGAGCTCTGGGTATTGAGGGATAGGCTTCACCGTGCTGGTGCCATCGCATCCACGCTTTATCCAATTGATGTGGACCCAACACTTAGTCTCACGCTTAGTGGTCTATATAGATTAGCTAGGGACTTGGGTATGTACGTCGATGTTAAGTCCGTGATTAGGGAGGTTTACGACCTGATCAGTAAATGGCCTGAGTACATGATTGATAACATGAAGCTTTGGTATGAGGTCTTTAAGGAGGGAGTTAGCGACTTCTTTATACCATTCTCAAGCATAAACCCAAGCTTCGGTGGTAAGTATGTTAGGCAGAAGATTAAGGAGATGGAGCACCTCGGCCTTAGGGGCGTTTTCGTCTCCCCAGCACTTCAATTCTTCAATCCAGCCACAAGCCCAGCCTTTAAGCAGTTGATGGAGTATGCCGAGAAGAATAATGTATTGATTGTGATGCACCTGGGAATGCCTAAGGACGTTGATGAGAGGATAATTACGCATGTAATGCCTAAGAACCTCGCTGAGGTACTTAATGAGTATAGACCGTACATGGTGATTAACGGCCTTGGGACCCCGCCCGAGAGGTTTGGGCTTTGGGTTAGGGAGGTCCTTAGGGTGATGAGGAGGTACGATAACACGTACTTGAGTACGTCGGGGATTAACTGCTACCTATTTAATGATGAGTCGGCGAAGCCCATATTAAATACCCTGGGCCCAGAGAGGATACTATTTGGCAGTGGCTACCCGTACAGGAGGTTTAGGGACCTGGTTGGTGATGTTAAGTGTGTTAAGGGTAGTGATGGTGTTGGTAACATTGATAAGGAGATGATTATGATGAATAATGCAATCGAGTTGTTTAAGTACCATGGCTTCAGGATTAATGAGAACCTAAGTGCCTAG
- a CDS encoding thiolase domain-containing protein produces MRGVAIVGVGHAKFGRRTDTTLGELAWEAVKEALEDARLDQKDIQYFVVGNAGGWSAESLPAVVVGEYCGLNPRGAMRVEAACASGSAALYNAYLAVASGMADVAMAIGVEKMYESPTPTVVEFIGRAGNYFWEFENFGLTFPGYYALYMTAYMNRFGATEEDFCKVAVKNHYYGSMNPKAQFYGLRITVDQCLKSRYVAWPIKLYDSSPITDGAAAVILASEELARKITDTPVWIRSVGVATGTANLSKRPDFIGLDAAYQAAEQAFRRVGVEHRDTWKYFDVADVHDCFTIAEVMAYEDLGFVERGMGIQLVRSEQTYKGGLIPVNLDGGLKAKGHPIGATGVSMAVEMTKQLRQSVEPRDRQADIYVGWALSHNVGGTGHYAYITIYSLDKDGPPRVKPRR; encoded by the coding sequence ATGAGGGGGGTAGCTATTGTTGGGGTTGGCCACGCGAAGTTTGGGCGTAGAACCGACACAACACTGGGTGAATTGGCTTGGGAGGCTGTTAAGGAGGCTCTAGAGGATGCAAGGCTTGATCAGAAGGATATCCAGTATTTCGTTGTTGGTAATGCCGGTGGTTGGAGTGCCGAGTCCTTACCCGCCGTGGTTGTCGGCGAATACTGCGGCTTAAATCCCAGGGGTGCCATGAGGGTTGAGGCTGCCTGTGCATCAGGTAGTGCGGCACTATATAATGCTTACCTGGCCGTGGCGTCGGGGATGGCTGACGTAGCCATGGCTATCGGCGTGGAGAAGATGTACGAGTCACCAACACCGACGGTCGTCGAATTCATAGGCAGGGCCGGCAACTACTTCTGGGAGTTCGAGAACTTTGGATTGACGTTCCCAGGCTATTACGCACTATACATGACGGCTTACATGAATAGGTTTGGGGCTACTGAGGAGGACTTTTGCAAGGTTGCTGTTAAGAATCATTACTACGGCTCAATGAACCCGAAGGCCCAGTTCTACGGCTTGAGGATAACCGTTGATCAATGCCTCAAGTCGAGGTACGTTGCATGGCCCATTAAACTCTATGACTCAAGCCCAATAACTGATGGGGCTGCCGCGGTAATACTCGCCAGTGAGGAGTTGGCTAGGAAAATAACGGATACGCCTGTGTGGATTAGGTCCGTGGGCGTGGCCACTGGAACGGCAAATCTAAGCAAGAGACCAGACTTCATAGGGCTTGATGCCGCGTATCAAGCCGCTGAGCAAGCCTTTAGGAGGGTGGGTGTTGAGCATAGGGATACGTGGAAGTACTTCGATGTTGCTGATGTGCATGATTGCTTCACGATAGCCGAGGTCATGGCTTACGAAGACCTGGGATTCGTGGAGAGGGGCATGGGCATACAACTGGTTAGGAGCGAGCAGACCTACAAAGGTGGTTTAATACCTGTCAACCTAGATGGCGGTCTTAAGGCCAAGGGCCATCCCATTGGGGCTACGGGCGTTAGTATGGCTGTTGAGATGACTAAGCAGTTAAGGCAGAGCGTTGAGCCTAGGGATAGGCAGGCCGATATATACGTTGGTTGGGCTTTATCCCACAATGTTGGTGGTACCGGCCACTATGCATACATCACAATATACTCACTTGATAAGGATGGCCCACCAAGGGTGAAGCCCAGGAGGTGA
- a CDS encoding class I SAM-dependent methyltransferase produces the protein MERLRDVMEAYEAISRAYPETREGGALARALLNEVGDVIRHLTPRLVLDIGPGAGDNLRILRAFLSNSFYIGCELSMGMIRVSKESIEWINCSGTHIPIKLGSADLIISIAALHHVPRSLMGYVLREAHEVLRPGGLFIATVWGCNEATLRRLRRIDGCEGYITWSYGVNKSIARYYRLYREGELEGEVSSAGFTIIRSGIIRLGSFVNYYIVSHK, from the coding sequence ATGGAGAGACTGAGGGACGTTATGGAGGCTTACGAAGCCATATCCAGGGCTTACCCAGAGACTCGGGAGGGTGGGGCTCTAGCCAGGGCATTGCTTAATGAGGTTGGTGATGTAATTAGACATCTAACACCGCGTTTAGTGCTAGATATTGGCCCTGGGGCTGGGGATAACCTGAGGATTCTAAGAGCCTTCCTCAGTAATTCGTTCTATATTGGTTGTGAGTTGAGCATGGGCATGATAAGGGTCTCTAAGGAAAGTATTGAGTGGATTAATTGCTCTGGTACGCATATACCAATTAAACTAGGGTCGGCGGACCTCATAATATCAATAGCCGCGTTGCATCACGTACCAAGGTCCCTAATGGGTTATGTTTTACGTGAGGCTCATGAAGTATTAAGGCCTGGAGGCTTATTTATTGCCACGGTGTGGGGTTGTAATGAAGCAACGCTTAGGAGGTTGAGACGTATTGATGGTTGTGAGGGCTATATTACCTGGAGTTATGGTGTTAATAAAAGCATTGCTAGGTATTACAGGCTTTATAGGGAGGGCGAGCTGGAGGGTGAGGTTTCAAGTGCAGGCTTTACTATCATTAGGAGTGGGATTATTAGGTTAGGTAGCTTTGTTAATTATTACATAGTTTCACATAAATAA
- a CDS encoding inositol monophosphatase family protein, giving the protein MEVNLESLIKDLAIRAGSFVRSKANDMSYRQIMRRGLTDVSRRIDLEVEDIIIKGIEEEGLRAVINTEERGVVRVGDGEPEYVFIIDPLDGSLNFVLDIPFYSISIAVGKYGNSLRFSDLTDGVVYYVTKDVLYYGGPRGVEFRGDDLGDLSEDIDRPVISLYLEPDADERLLRGLRAIYDRFGRFKIRSLGAASLEMVMASIGRFLAFMDLRNRLRIFDVAGAYVISRAMKVDVYTLNGGKLGNELVSSDRRFSLVVSRNGDFIRSFLDLLRVK; this is encoded by the coding sequence GTGGAAGTTAACCTGGAATCACTGATTAAGGACCTAGCCATTAGGGCTGGCTCCTTCGTTAGGTCTAAGGCTAATGACATGAGCTATAGGCAAATAATGAGGAGGGGTTTAACGGATGTTTCCCGGCGTATTGACCTAGAAGTCGAGGACATAATAATCAAGGGGATTGAGGAGGAGGGTTTAAGGGCTGTGATAAACACTGAGGAGAGGGGTGTCGTAAGGGTTGGTGATGGTGAACCGGAGTACGTATTTATAATCGATCCACTAGATGGCTCGTTAAATTTTGTACTGGATATACCGTTCTACTCAATATCAATCGCAGTCGGTAAGTACGGTAACTCACTGAGATTCAGCGATTTAACGGATGGCGTTGTTTATTACGTTACGAAGGACGTACTTTACTACGGTGGTCCCAGAGGCGTTGAGTTTAGGGGTGATGATCTTGGGGATCTCAGTGAGGATATTGATAGGCCCGTCATATCGCTTTATCTCGAGCCTGATGCAGACGAAAGGTTGTTACGAGGGCTTAGGGCTATTTATGATCGATTCGGTAGGTTTAAGATTAGGAGTCTCGGTGCGGCTAGTCTTGAGATGGTCATGGCATCAATTGGTAGGTTCCTCGCCTTCATGGACCTCAGGAATAGGCTTAGGATATTTGACGTCGCCGGCGCCTACGTGATTTCCAGGGCAATGAAGGTCGATGTGTACACACTTAACGGTGGTAAGTTAGGTAACGAGTTAGTGAGTAGTGATAGGAGGTTTAGCCTAGTCGTTAGTAGGAATGGTGATTTCATTAGGAGCTTCCTTGATTTATTGAGGGTTAAGTGA
- a CDS encoding SWIM zinc finger family protein: MAEELTPQLSKRLKEWLLELAGKLNWRVDRVLDSYRLAQRSEIIDVRDDGESISGIRLKVPSETRDNTYYYVSVGPYGAKCTCEASVIRGEVCKHIVAGLVMWNMLSVIKYGRWLDLNELEWLRQTQDNK, translated from the coding sequence TTGGCTGAGGAATTAACGCCTCAGTTAAGTAAGAGGTTGAAGGAGTGGTTGCTGGAATTAGCTGGCAAACTTAATTGGAGGGTTGATAGGGTCCTGGACTCATATAGGTTAGCCCAGCGTTCAGAGATAATTGACGTTAGGGATGATGGTGAGTCAATAAGCGGCATTAGACTTAAGGTTCCCTCAGAGACCAGGGACAACACGTATTACTACGTGTCCGTCGGCCCATATGGCGCAAAGTGCACCTGCGAGGCATCGGTGATTAGGGGTGAGGTTTGTAAACACATAGTTGCCGGTCTCGTAATGTGGAACATGCTTAGCGTTATTAAGTACGGTAGGTGGCTCGACCTTAATGAGTTAGAATGGTTGAGGCAAACCCAGGATAATAAATAA
- a CDS encoding metallophosphoesterase family protein, producing the protein MGRLRILLVSDLHGSSVAYGKLSNAIKFYKADIVVFAGDLTGKALVPIIRDDGSFSLGSGVSKYVVNVFGDVKAVDGKDLDKVIRELRGRGYYPFVTDKAGYEELASNRDRVRETFVKLMINALEEDLSKVVARYREAGVKLLIMPGNDDYPEIADYVKKQASDVLIPIDEDVVEINGYYFLGFGYSTPTPWNTPREVSEEELRARVERLIRGIDQSRLTKLIMVIHDPPYNTLIDQAYQLSKDFKPVIRGGEVLRTHVGSKSVRALIEEYSPLMGMHGHIHEAPGIDYVKSNAGAKVPVINAGSEYSEGVLRMAYLIVEDNKLKNYFLLKG; encoded by the coding sequence GTGGGTAGATTAAGAATTTTGCTTGTTTCGGACCTACACGGCTCAAGTGTGGCATATGGCAAGTTATCCAATGCCATTAAATTCTATAAGGCCGATATAGTGGTCTTTGCAGGCGACCTCACGGGTAAGGCCCTAGTGCCTATTATTCGGGATGATGGATCCTTCAGCCTTGGTTCTGGCGTTAGTAAGTATGTGGTTAATGTATTTGGTGATGTTAAGGCTGTGGATGGTAAGGATCTTGATAAGGTAATTAGGGAGTTGAGGGGTAGGGGTTACTACCCATTCGTTACTGATAAGGCCGGCTATGAAGAATTAGCCAGCAATAGGGATAGGGTTAGGGAAACCTTCGTTAAGCTTATGATCAATGCCCTGGAGGAGGACCTGAGCAAGGTTGTTGCAAGGTATAGGGAGGCCGGTGTTAAGCTATTGATAATGCCAGGTAATGATGATTACCCAGAGATTGCAGATTACGTGAAGAAACAAGCCTCTGATGTGTTAATACCGATTGATGAGGATGTCGTTGAGATAAACGGCTATTACTTCCTAGGCTTTGGATACTCAACACCAACACCCTGGAACACACCCAGGGAGGTTAGTGAGGAGGAGCTTAGGGCGAGGGTTGAGAGGTTAATAAGGGGTATTGATCAATCAAGGCTCACCAAGTTGATTATGGTTATTCATGACCCACCATACAACACCCTAATCGACCAAGCCTACCAACTAAGTAAGGACTTCAAGCCCGTGATTAGGGGTGGCGAGGTTTTGAGGACGCACGTCGGTAGTAAGTCGGTGAGGGCTTTGATTGAGGAGTACTCACCGTTAATGGGCATGCATGGGCACATACATGAGGCGCCCGGCATTGACTACGTTAAGAGTAATGCAGGCGCCAAGGTGCCCGTCATTAACGCAGGTAGTGAGTACTCGGAGGGTGTGCTTAGGATGGCTTACCTAATCGTTGAGGATAATAAATTGAAGAATTATTTCCTACTCAAGGGCTAG
- a CDS encoding SCP2 sterol-binding domain-containing protein: MSEDPFELLNSMTQQALPKIASKVTGPVKVFQFTGEGYEPFYVEIGGGTVKLTKGTHRSPTATIQVNKDNLLKMIKGQLDAMQAYFSGAIKVMGNIMDAASLIDIINTARSSR, encoded by the coding sequence ATGTCAGAGGATCCCTTTGAACTACTAAACTCAATGACCCAGCAGGCATTACCAAAAATAGCCAGCAAGGTCACCGGCCCCGTTAAGGTGTTTCAATTCACCGGGGAGGGCTACGAACCATTCTATGTGGAGATTGGGGGAGGTACCGTGAAACTTACTAAGGGTACCCACAGGTCGCCAACGGCCACGATACAGGTAAATAAGGATAACTTGTTGAAGATGATTAAGGGACAACTCGATGCCATGCAGGCCTACTTCTCGGGCGCCATTAAGGTAATGGGCAACATAATGGATGCGGCGTCCCTCATAGATATAATAAATACGGCCCGTAGCTCACGATAA
- a CDS encoding 3-hydroxyacyl-CoA dehydrogenase/enoyl-CoA hydratase family protein, giving the protein MSTQIRRVAVIGAGTMGHGIAEVSALAGYEIVMVDVSQDLLNKALERIKWSLDKLAERGTISKEKVGEVMGRIKTSLSIAEAVKNADIMIEAVPENIDLKKQVFAEADANAPPHAILATNTSSLPITEIASATKRPERVVGIHFFNPPVLMPLVEVIKGAQTSDEVARRAYDFVKSLGKEPIMVNKDVPGFVVNRILVALNSVACLLVANNVYSIVEVDSAVKYRAGLPMGIFELQDFTGIDVGYLVGFAVAVRDPMLRVPCPLIEELYKKGWLGQKSGRGFYEYKGGPYERANIPREAGEKVDLVQIFAPAINMAAWLLRQGIASRDDIDKGVKLGLGWPKGVFEYADEFGIDKVVEALNQLYSKYGYELFKPDPLLTQMVQEGKLGQKSGRGFYEYGAVGVTEFKEIILRKEPPLAWIILNRPQRLNALTLTMLEEISRALDMLWDDKEVRVVIIRGAGDRAFSAGADVTSFQGPLHTYYFFIYNRKFQEAVNKIERFPKPVIAAIDGYALGGGLEIAMACDFRIATDRSELGQPEINLGIIPGAGGTQRLIRYVGLGRAKELIMFGDRIKADEAYRIGLVNRVVPREKFEDEVRSFAMRLAQGPPIALTYAKYAVNFGTQVPVDIGMLLEAALFSMAVNTKDAQEGVMAFAMRRRPEFKGE; this is encoded by the coding sequence ATGAGCACGCAAATTAGGAGGGTCGCGGTGATAGGGGCAGGTACAATGGGCCACGGCATAGCGGAGGTATCCGCCCTGGCAGGTTATGAGATTGTGATGGTCGATGTATCGCAGGACCTATTGAATAAGGCTCTGGAGAGGATTAAATGGAGCCTTGACAAGTTGGCTGAGAGGGGTACGATTAGTAAGGAGAAGGTTGGTGAGGTCATGGGTCGAATAAAGACCTCATTATCAATTGCTGAGGCTGTTAAGAACGCTGACATAATGATTGAGGCTGTGCCGGAGAATATCGATCTCAAGAAGCAGGTATTTGCCGAGGCCGATGCAAACGCGCCCCCACATGCCATACTGGCTACGAACACGAGTAGCCTGCCTATAACCGAGATAGCCAGCGCCACGAAGAGGCCCGAGAGGGTTGTTGGGATTCACTTCTTCAACCCACCAGTCCTGATGCCCCTTGTCGAGGTCATTAAGGGTGCGCAAACGAGTGATGAAGTCGCCAGGAGGGCTTACGACTTCGTTAAGAGCCTCGGTAAGGAGCCAATAATGGTGAATAAGGATGTGCCTGGCTTCGTGGTGAATAGGATATTGGTGGCCCTGAACTCCGTCGCGTGTCTGTTGGTTGCAAACAACGTCTATTCGATTGTTGAGGTAGACTCAGCCGTTAAGTACAGGGCTGGCCTGCCCATGGGTATCTTCGAGCTTCAGGACTTCACGGGTATAGACGTTGGTTACCTAGTCGGCTTTGCGGTTGCCGTTAGGGACCCAATGCTTAGGGTTCCATGCCCATTGATTGAGGAGTTGTATAAGAAGGGTTGGCTTGGTCAGAAGAGCGGCCGTGGTTTCTATGAGTATAAGGGTGGCCCGTACGAGAGGGCTAACATACCCAGGGAGGCCGGTGAGAAGGTTGACTTAGTACAAATATTCGCGCCTGCAATAAACATGGCCGCTTGGCTACTTAGGCAGGGCATTGCGTCAAGGGATGACATTGATAAGGGCGTTAAGCTGGGCCTTGGCTGGCCGAAGGGCGTATTTGAGTATGCTGATGAGTTTGGCATTGATAAGGTGGTTGAGGCGCTGAACCAACTATACTCCAAGTATGGCTATGAATTGTTCAAGCCAGATCCATTACTCACGCAGATGGTTCAGGAGGGTAAGCTTGGTCAGAAGAGTGGTAGGGGATTCTACGAGTATGGCGCTGTTGGCGTGACTGAGTTTAAGGAAATAATACTAAGGAAAGAGCCACCGCTTGCCTGGATAATACTCAACAGACCGCAGAGGCTCAATGCACTAACCCTAACAATGCTTGAGGAAATAAGTAGGGCCCTCGACATGCTTTGGGACGATAAGGAGGTCAGGGTAGTGATAATCAGGGGCGCAGGTGATAGGGCATTCTCCGCAGGTGCTGATGTCACGTCATTCCAAGGCCCACTACACACGTACTACTTCTTCATTTACAACAGGAAGTTCCAGGAGGCTGTCAATAAGATTGAGAGGTTCCCCAAGCCAGTGATAGCGGCAATAGATGGCTACGCCCTTGGTGGTGGCCTGGAGATTGCCATGGCCTGCGACTTCAGGATAGCCACAGACAGGTCCGAGCTTGGCCAGCCCGAGATTAACCTGGGCATAATACCAGGCGCGGGAGGTACGCAGAGGTTGATTAGGTATGTTGGCCTTGGTAGGGCCAAGGAGTTGATAATGTTTGGTGACAGGATCAAGGCTGATGAAGCCTACAGGATTGGCTTGGTCAACAGGGTTGTACCCAGGGAGAAGTTTGAGGATGAGGTTAGGTCATTCGCCATGAGACTAGCCCAAGGCCCACCAATAGCGTTGACCTACGCGAAGTATGCCGTTAACTTCGGAACACAGGTGCCTGTCGACATTGGTATGTTGCTTGAGGCTGCGCTCTTCAGCATGGCCGTAAACACTAAGGATGCCCAGGAGGGGGTCATGGCCTTTGCCATGAGGAGGAGACCTGAGTTCAAGGGTGAGTGA
- a CDS encoding long-chain fatty acid--CoA ligase: MSNQYYDYQLTLDKLIRKAALIYPDVEVVHAPPGGPIIRSNYAKEWDRIQRLGSALEELGVSPGEPGKFGSRIAVLDWNTIRHFELYYGVPMYGAVLHTVNVLLAPEDIIYTLLQAQDEVLFINEDFISLARIVTSLVKSIKKVVIMSDELEHEEVSFDGVKVYWYEDLIRDARPYNFPELSENTVATMMFTSGTTGRPKGTYFTHRQLVLHAMSVALSLSAPPINANIYDVAMPLVPMFHVHAWGLPYIATLVGIKQVYPGRFDWGWVLKLIKDEGVTITNGVPTILFNLLYHPDSPKYDLRGLKFIVGGSALPRGLLEEASRRGIHVVQGFGLTETAPVILLTMEKANMRNWPEDRKRELVLSAGLPIPLVDIRVVDGQGRDVPRDGKTMGELVVRAPWITREYLNDPEKTRNAWRDGWFHTDDIAVWDSEGYVWIMDRAKDVIKSGGEWISSTRLEDLISTHPAVYEVAVIGVPHPKWGERPVAIVVPKPGQKVTEEEIRNYLMGLVNEGKMPKWWIPDKVVIVESELPKTSTGKVDKKVLRERFQITLE, translated from the coding sequence ATGAGCAATCAATATTATGACTATCAGTTAACACTGGATAAGCTAATACGTAAGGCAGCGCTGATATACCCAGATGTTGAGGTAGTGCATGCACCACCCGGAGGCCCAATAATTAGGTCAAACTACGCCAAGGAGTGGGACAGGATACAGAGGCTCGGTTCAGCGCTTGAGGAGCTGGGCGTTAGTCCAGGCGAGCCAGGTAAGTTCGGCAGTAGAATTGCGGTGCTTGATTGGAACACGATTAGACACTTTGAGCTTTACTACGGCGTGCCTATGTATGGCGCGGTGCTTCACACGGTAAATGTTCTCCTCGCTCCCGAGGACATAATATACACGCTCCTCCAGGCCCAGGATGAGGTGTTGTTCATAAATGAGGACTTCATATCGCTTGCCAGGATCGTAACCTCACTCGTGAAGTCAATCAAGAAGGTTGTAATAATGAGTGACGAACTGGAGCATGAGGAGGTTTCATTTGATGGTGTCAAGGTTTATTGGTATGAGGATCTCATCAGGGACGCAAGACCCTACAACTTCCCAGAACTCAGTGAGAATACCGTGGCCACAATGATGTTCACCTCAGGAACCACGGGGAGACCGAAAGGCACCTACTTCACGCATAGGCAGTTGGTGCTCCACGCAATGTCAGTGGCCCTATCACTATCCGCACCGCCAATCAACGCCAACATATACGATGTGGCGATGCCCCTGGTCCCCATGTTCCACGTACATGCCTGGGGACTACCATACATAGCGACGCTAGTCGGAATCAAGCAGGTGTATCCAGGGCGCTTTGACTGGGGCTGGGTACTAAAGTTGATTAAGGATGAGGGTGTCACAATAACCAATGGAGTACCAACAATACTATTCAACCTACTCTATCACCCAGACTCGCCGAAGTACGACTTGAGGGGTCTAAAGTTCATAGTAGGCGGCTCGGCATTACCCAGAGGACTGCTTGAGGAGGCGAGCAGGAGGGGTATACACGTTGTCCAGGGATTCGGTCTAACGGAGACTGCGCCGGTCATACTATTAACAATGGAGAAGGCAAACATGAGGAATTGGCCGGAGGATAGGAAGAGGGAGCTCGTACTAAGCGCCGGCCTGCCAATACCTCTCGTTGACATTAGGGTTGTTGATGGGCAGGGTAGGGACGTACCTAGGGACGGTAAGACAATGGGCGAGCTTGTGGTTAGGGCCCCGTGGATAACCAGGGAGTACCTAAATGACCCGGAGAAGACCAGGAATGCCTGGCGCGACGGTTGGTTCCACACAGATGACATAGCCGTTTGGGACAGTGAAGGCTATGTGTGGATTATGGATAGGGCTAAGGATGTTATTAAGAGTGGTGGTGAGTGGATATCAAGTACGAGGCTTGAGGACTTAATAAGCACGCACCCGGCGGTCTACGAAGTTGCCGTCATCGGCGTTCCTCACCCGAAGTGGGGTGAGAGGCCGGTGGCCATTGTCGTACCAAAGCCCGGGCAGAAGGTTACGGAGGAGGAGATTAGGAATTACCTAATGGGCTTGGTTAACGAGGGGAAGATGCCGAAGTGGTGGATACCCGACAAGGTGGTTATTGTCGAGTCCGAGCTACCAAAGACGAGCACTGGCAAGGTCGATAAGAAGGTGCTCAGGGAGAGGTTTCAAATAACCCTTGAGTAA
- a CDS encoding enoyl-CoA hydratase-related protein, which produces MYRYVIVDDRGPITVFTLNRPDKLNALGPELRAELLDALRKFNSDPNKRVGVLTGAGRAFSSGAEISVKPSGPGAVDLEGELRNSFHLILREIRFSDKLFIAAVNGVAAGAGISLAVACDFAFASRNARFVLAFQNLGIVPDTGLTLMMARLVGARALRYLLIGGEFTAEEAEAMGLVKVVDDPLGEALKFANEIVQGPFRAYSYGKRLINEALFKDLDQFLAVEARLQGELGNTHDFVEGVSAFLEKRRPRFTGS; this is translated from the coding sequence ATGTATAGGTACGTGATTGTTGATGATAGGGGTCCCATAACCGTGTTCACACTTAATAGGCCTGATAAGTTGAATGCCCTGGGGCCTGAGCTTAGGGCTGAGTTACTTGATGCCTTGCGTAAGTTTAATTCTGACCCGAACAAGAGGGTTGGCGTATTGACGGGTGCTGGTAGGGCTTTTTCGTCCGGTGCCGAGATCTCTGTTAAGCCCAGTGGCCCAGGTGCGGTGGACCTTGAGGGTGAGCTTAGGAATTCCTTTCACCTAATTCTTAGGGAGATTAGGTTTAGTGATAAGTTGTTTATTGCGGCTGTTAATGGCGTGGCCGCGGGCGCCGGTATTAGCCTTGCCGTGGCTTGCGACTTTGCCTTCGCCTCCAGGAACGCTAGGTTTGTTTTGGCCTTTCAGAATCTTGGTATTGTCCCCGACACGGGTTTGACGCTTATGATGGCTCGATTAGTCGGTGCTAGGGCGCTTAGGTACTTGCTCATTGGCGGTGAGTTCACGGCTGAGGAGGCGGAGGCCATGGGCCTTGTTAAGGTTGTTGATGACCCACTGGGCGAGGCTCTGAAGTTCGCCAATGAGATCGTCCAGGGACCCTTCAGGGCTTACTCGTATGGTAAGAGGTTGATTAATGAGGCTTTGTTTAAGGATCTTGATCAGTTCTTGGCTGTTGAGGCTAGGTTGCAGGGTGAGTTGGGTAATACTCATGACTTTGTTGAGGGCGTTAGCGCCTTCCTTGAGAAGAGGAGGCCGAGATTTACTGGTTCCTGA